Proteins from a genomic interval of Diaminobutyricimonas aerilata:
- a CDS encoding sensor histidine kinase — MSTTPTERRPLYPRLWAGVPRELGYLLPLLPIVIVSQVVLAVLFSLGIGLLPIVLGVFVLVGALYTARGAGTFELARLRLAGTPPIRRPSWSSSDDGGFWRRLTRPIIGGHYWLYLLHSVLVVPIVGSLVWSVTIAWLSIALGGTSYWIYSRWIPSERDWNFLDITVGFLFPGSDPSTEQRLADNVFFFIIGVIALVTLPFVTHALTRLQWAIARVMLAAFDSEALQRRVAEVSASRTAAVAAEGTALRRLERDIHDGPQQRLVRLQMDLAAAERQLEGDPDRARELIAEARRQSKDALDELRALSRGFAPPLLLDRGLVAALDSLASRSPLPTTFVDESPAGIDLPDEVQRAAYFVGSEALANAAKHAEASNAEIRVAVRSGEEPASGWLDVIVSDDGRGGASAVEGHGLAGLDERVRGVGGTLEVFSPAGGPTILSAHLPVGIPVAP; from the coding sequence ATGAGCACCACACCCACTGAGCGTCGCCCGCTGTACCCCCGCCTCTGGGCGGGGGTGCCGCGCGAGCTCGGCTACCTGCTGCCGCTCCTGCCGATCGTGATCGTCTCGCAAGTGGTGCTCGCGGTGCTGTTCTCGCTCGGGATCGGTCTGCTTCCGATCGTGCTGGGAGTGTTCGTGCTCGTCGGAGCGCTCTACACCGCGCGCGGCGCCGGGACGTTCGAGCTGGCGCGGCTACGACTGGCCGGAACCCCGCCCATCCGCAGGCCCTCGTGGTCGTCGAGCGATGACGGCGGCTTCTGGCGACGGCTGACCCGCCCGATCATCGGCGGTCACTACTGGCTGTACCTGCTGCACTCGGTGCTCGTCGTGCCGATCGTCGGCTCACTCGTCTGGTCGGTCACGATCGCGTGGCTGTCGATCGCGCTCGGGGGGACGTCGTACTGGATCTACTCGCGATGGATCCCGTCGGAGCGCGACTGGAACTTCCTCGACATCACCGTCGGATTCCTGTTCCCGGGCTCCGACCCGTCGACGGAGCAGCGGCTCGCCGACAACGTGTTCTTCTTCATCATCGGGGTCATCGCCCTCGTCACCCTGCCGTTCGTCACGCACGCCCTGACGCGACTGCAGTGGGCGATCGCGCGGGTGATGCTCGCCGCGTTCGACAGCGAAGCGCTCCAGCGCCGGGTCGCGGAGGTCTCCGCCTCGCGCACCGCCGCGGTGGCCGCCGAGGGTACCGCCCTCCGCCGGCTCGAGCGCGACATCCATGACGGACCGCAGCAGCGTCTCGTGCGCCTGCAGATGGATCTCGCCGCGGCGGAGCGGCAGCTCGAAGGCGACCCGGATCGCGCGCGGGAGCTCATCGCGGAGGCACGCCGGCAGTCGAAGGATGCGCTCGACGAGCTGCGTGCCCTGTCGCGCGGCTTCGCACCGCCGCTCCTGCTCGACCGGGGGCTCGTCGCCGCGCTCGATTCGCTCGCCTCACGGAGTCCGCTGCCGACGACGTTCGTCGACGAGAGCCCGGCCGGGATCGACCTGCCCGACGAGGTGCAGCGCGCCGCCTACTTCGTCGGGAGCGAGGCCCTTGCGAACGCCGCGAAGCATGCGGAGGCGTCGAACGCCGAGATCCGGGTGGCCGTGCGCTCCGGAGAAGAACCGGCATCGGGATGGCTCGACGTCATCGTGTCGGACGACGGCCGCGGGGGCGCGAGCGCGGTCGAGGGGCACGGGCTCGCGGGGCTCGACGAGCGGGTGCGCGGGGTCGGCGGCACCCTCGAGGTGTTCAGCCCGGCCGGTGGCCCGACAATCCTGTCGGCCCACCTGCCGGTGGGCATCCCGGTGGCACCGTGA
- a CDS encoding response regulator transcription factor, translating into MSSARVVVADDSLLLREGLVRILEEAGHEVVGAFGSADALLAELADLAPELVVLDVRMPPDYRDEGVRAAIEIRRRSPEVGILLLSQYVEVTYAQELLSSGRGGVGYLLKDRVASLSEVAEAIDRIRDGGTVLDPEVVAQLLGRRHDPLSTLTPREREVLTLMAEGRTNAAIGERLVIGVGAVEKNVTAIFSKLGLEDSGTDHRRVLAVLAWLQHSA; encoded by the coding sequence GTGAGTTCCGCCCGCGTCGTCGTCGCCGACGATTCCCTGCTGTTGCGCGAGGGTCTCGTGCGCATCCTCGAGGAAGCCGGCCACGAGGTGGTCGGCGCCTTCGGCTCGGCCGATGCACTGCTCGCGGAACTCGCCGACCTCGCGCCGGAGCTCGTGGTGCTCGACGTGCGCATGCCGCCCGACTACCGCGATGAGGGGGTGCGGGCGGCGATCGAGATCCGTCGCCGCTCCCCGGAGGTGGGCATCCTGCTGCTGTCGCAGTACGTCGAGGTCACCTACGCGCAGGAACTGCTGTCGTCGGGGCGCGGCGGCGTCGGGTACCTGCTGAAGGACCGGGTCGCGTCGCTGTCGGAGGTCGCCGAGGCGATCGACCGCATCCGCGACGGGGGCACGGTGCTCGACCCGGAAGTGGTCGCCCAGCTGCTCGGTCGCCGTCACGACCCGCTGTCGACCTTGACTCCTCGGGAGCGCGAGGTGTTGACGCTCATGGCGGAGGGGCGCACGAACGCCGCGATCGGCGAGCGGCTCGTGATCGGGGTGGGTGCGGTGGAGAAGAACGTCACCGCGATCTTCTCGAAGCTCGGGCTCGAGGACTCGGGCACCGATCATCGGCGGGTGCTCGCGGTGCTCGCCTGGTTGCAGCACAGCGCCTGA
- a CDS encoding SCO7613 C-terminal domain-containing membrane protein, with translation MLLLIAGISLLSIAAIVFTVLALFTFGVVGRSIVIAAVTFTAIAVATLLRRRGLDATGEGIAVFAVVLVLLDVWAVRANDLFGAAGAESTLYWGAGLTVVTVGAAVWSRAARLRTPLVAAALLVTPGVGLLTAGVAAELPDTTRAFAASLVASLVALLIPLAVLAERRPAVFERYVVLVGAALAGTGALATGALVGDRAWEVGVALGVAAVLWAAVAFRALRDDTPPRIRPHLFAVGAAVALAAIAPLMATRVEDPEPFLAIAPLATAAVALGADVASARAGRARSALTAAAIAAGVLAALILLVPFGVAVIRTLVVLAEAVVGAWTVEPVQVVVDTDPTLPWSIAGLAAVVGLLVAARRLGGHLRPLGIVFAASAVVVVFAVTAVPVPLVRTALWLGIALAAMAALRSAAVRGRPALALTLAVTAPVASLFGYLTGWAADGTWIATGLIVIALLVLARSTPGAGVIARTTAVALSVGVATGLAIGLAAAAVAAPQPALTLDGHRFVTVLAVVVLLTAAVLPRIPALERRALFWSGLVIGLPAFAALAAALNAGATPELLLEPLSSLVVGSALVVALALWSAAPSLRPLRPERVAAAVATGPALFLALDALARLTGIHAVAALSVPVVAALLVAAAALARAVRTDPGVPRIAGEAGALVVGFPAVATALGRGDDSGWLVLVLAAVAVLIAAVDRDGLFGSSSNRRHLGWLALALAIGGLWWRLGGDGVDALEAYLLPVTGALLAVAALLWRARRSGRAAELVPPSLTLAALLVSVVPLALDAFDGGSLRIVVIAAVCAIGAILASAFRPSTGARPYLDAVVAAGVLGITIAGVGRALWTSRHGSTGPEPDLWAIAVVAALAIVAALQSHGTPSPARARVASALVLAAIAAALLVELPLLDDGTLGGLRALALIAVLGLVHLAGLAAPRPPIDRVVGWVALGGSGATAVAGVAVAALEPVEWGSVPLALVLLAGGTIVMTRDPRARSWPWYGPGVAVLLIPSLVATLWDRPLWRLVALGVAGVAVVVIGVVRRLQAPFLIGIAVTLVHAIATFAPQIRAVYETVPPWLWLALGGILLTVLAARYEQRRKNVRDAIRGISALR, from the coding sequence GTGCTCCTGCTGATCGCGGGCATCTCGCTCCTGTCGATCGCCGCGATCGTCTTCACGGTGCTGGCGCTGTTCACCTTCGGCGTGGTCGGCCGCAGCATCGTCATCGCGGCCGTCACCTTCACCGCGATCGCCGTCGCCACGTTGCTGCGACGGCGCGGGCTCGACGCGACCGGCGAGGGCATCGCCGTGTTCGCCGTCGTCCTCGTGCTGCTCGACGTCTGGGCCGTCCGCGCCAACGACCTGTTCGGCGCCGCCGGCGCGGAGAGCACGCTGTACTGGGGAGCGGGCCTGACCGTCGTGACCGTCGGCGCGGCGGTCTGGAGCCGAGCGGCTCGACTGCGCACCCCGCTCGTCGCCGCCGCCCTCCTCGTCACTCCGGGGGTCGGGCTGCTCACCGCCGGCGTCGCCGCGGAGCTCCCCGACACCACGCGCGCGTTCGCCGCCTCGCTCGTGGCGTCCCTCGTCGCGCTGCTCATCCCGCTCGCGGTGCTCGCCGAGCGTCGGCCTGCAGTGTTCGAGCGTTACGTCGTGCTCGTCGGCGCCGCCCTGGCGGGAACGGGCGCCCTCGCCACTGGTGCTCTCGTCGGTGACCGGGCCTGGGAGGTCGGCGTCGCGCTCGGCGTCGCGGCCGTGCTGTGGGCCGCCGTCGCGTTCCGCGCGCTGCGCGACGACACGCCGCCCCGCATCCGTCCCCACCTGTTCGCCGTGGGGGCGGCCGTCGCGCTCGCGGCGATCGCGCCGCTCATGGCGACCCGGGTCGAGGATCCGGAGCCGTTCCTGGCCATCGCGCCCCTCGCGACCGCCGCCGTGGCGCTCGGCGCCGACGTCGCGAGTGCGCGGGCCGGGAGGGCCCGTTCCGCGCTCACCGCCGCCGCGATCGCCGCCGGTGTGCTCGCCGCACTCATCCTGCTGGTTCCGTTCGGTGTCGCGGTGATCCGCACGCTCGTCGTGCTGGCGGAGGCCGTCGTCGGCGCGTGGACGGTCGAACCCGTCCAGGTCGTCGTCGACACGGACCCGACGCTGCCGTGGTCGATCGCGGGGCTCGCCGCCGTCGTCGGCCTCCTCGTGGCGGCCCGCCGCCTCGGCGGGCACCTGCGACCGCTGGGCATCGTGTTCGCCGCTTCGGCGGTCGTCGTCGTCTTCGCCGTCACCGCGGTGCCCGTCCCGCTCGTGCGCACCGCGCTGTGGCTCGGGATCGCGCTCGCGGCCATGGCCGCTCTGCGCTCGGCCGCCGTGCGTGGGCGGCCGGCGCTGGCCCTCACCCTCGCCGTGACGGCACCGGTGGCGTCGCTGTTCGGCTACCTCACCGGGTGGGCGGCCGACGGCACCTGGATCGCCACCGGCCTCATCGTCATCGCACTGCTCGTGCTCGCCCGGTCCACGCCGGGGGCCGGCGTCATCGCACGGACGACAGCCGTCGCCCTCAGCGTCGGTGTCGCCACCGGGCTCGCGATCGGCCTCGCCGCGGCCGCGGTCGCCGCGCCGCAGCCGGCGCTGACCCTCGACGGCCACCGGTTCGTCACCGTGCTCGCCGTCGTCGTGCTCCTCACCGCTGCGGTCCTCCCCCGCATCCCGGCGCTCGAGCGACGCGCCCTGTTCTGGTCGGGCCTCGTCATCGGCCTGCCGGCCTTCGCCGCACTGGCCGCGGCGCTGAACGCCGGGGCGACGCCGGAACTCCTCCTCGAGCCGCTCAGCTCGCTCGTCGTGGGCTCGGCCCTCGTGGTCGCTCTCGCTCTCTGGTCCGCCGCGCCGTCGCTCCGCCCGCTGCGCCCGGAGCGTGTCGCGGCCGCCGTCGCCACCGGACCCGCGCTGTTTCTCGCCCTCGACGCGCTCGCTCGGCTCACCGGGATCCACGCTGTCGCCGCGTTGAGCGTGCCGGTCGTCGCGGCGTTGCTCGTGGCCGCCGCCGCACTCGCCCGCGCCGTCCGCACCGACCCCGGGGTCCCCCGCATCGCCGGCGAGGCGGGCGCGCTCGTCGTCGGATTCCCCGCCGTCGCGACCGCGCTCGGGCGCGGAGACGACTCGGGGTGGCTCGTGCTCGTACTCGCGGCGGTCGCCGTGCTGATCGCGGCCGTGGACCGGGACGGACTGTTCGGCTCGAGCTCGAATCGACGGCACCTCGGCTGGCTCGCCCTCGCCCTCGCCATCGGGGGCCTCTGGTGGCGGCTCGGCGGCGACGGGGTCGACGCGCTCGAGGCCTACCTGCTGCCGGTGACGGGTGCGCTGCTCGCGGTCGCGGCACTGCTGTGGCGGGCGCGACGCTCGGGGCGTGCCGCCGAGCTCGTGCCGCCCTCGCTCACCCTCGCCGCCCTCCTGGTCTCCGTCGTCCCGCTCGCGCTCGACGCCTTCGACGGCGGATCGCTCCGCATCGTCGTCATCGCCGCCGTCTGCGCGATCGGCGCGATCCTCGCGAGCGCGTTCCGCCCGTCGACGGGAGCGCGGCCGTACCTCGACGCTGTCGTCGCCGCGGGTGTGCTCGGCATCACCATCGCGGGCGTCGGACGAGCGCTGTGGACGAGCCGCCACGGCAGCACCGGGCCGGAACCCGACCTCTGGGCGATCGCTGTCGTCGCCGCGCTCGCGATCGTCGCCGCGCTGCAGTCGCACGGCACCCCCTCCCCGGCCCGCGCGCGGGTGGCGAGCGCCCTCGTGCTCGCCGCGATCGCCGCCGCACTCCTCGTCGAACTGCCGCTGCTCGACGACGGCACCCTCGGTGGCCTCCGGGCGCTCGCCCTCATCGCCGTCCTCGGTCTCGTGCACCTCGCCGGGCTCGCCGCGCCCCGCCCGCCGATCGACCGGGTCGTCGGCTGGGTCGCCCTCGGCGGATCAGGCGCGACCGCGGTCGCCGGCGTCGCGGTGGCCGCACTCGAGCCGGTCGAATGGGGCAGCGTGCCGCTCGCCCTCGTGCTGCTCGCCGGCGGCACGATCGTGATGACCCGCGACCCGCGCGCCCGCAGCTGGCCCTGGTACGGACCGGGCGTGGCCGTGCTGCTCATCCCCTCGCTCGTCGCCACCCTGTGGGATCGGCCGCTGTGGCGGCTCGTCGCCCTCGGCGTGGCCGGTGTGGCGGTCGTCGTCATCGGCGTCGTACGCCGGCTGCAGGCCCCGTTCCTGATCGGCATCGCGGTCACCCTCGTGCACGCGATCGCGACGTTCGCGCCGCAGATCCGCGCCGTGTACGAGACCGTGCCGCCGTGGCTGTGGCTCGCTCTCGGCGGCATCCTGCTCACCGTGCTCGCCGCCCGTTACGAGCAGCGCCGCAAGAACGTGCGCGACGCGATTCGCGGCATCTCCGCGCTGCGCTGA
- a CDS encoding antibiotic biosynthesis monooxygenase family protein, with the protein MILEHAPLTVRPGMEDDFERAFARASAIIASMPGFLDLALARCVERPNGYLLLVHWESVEHHEVGFRGSPEYQEWKALLHHFYDPFPTVEHFETVLTADPR; encoded by the coding sequence ATGATCCTCGAACACGCGCCGCTCACCGTCCGACCGGGCATGGAGGACGACTTCGAGCGTGCGTTCGCCCGTGCATCCGCGATCATCGCGTCGATGCCGGGCTTTCTCGACCTGGCCCTCGCGCGGTGCGTCGAGCGACCGAACGGCTACCTCCTGCTCGTGCACTGGGAGAGCGTCGAACACCACGAGGTCGGGTTCCGCGGTTCGCCCGAGTATCAGGAGTGGAAGGCGCTGCTGCACCACTTCTACGACCCGTTCCCCACGGTCGAGCACTTCGAGACCGTGCTGACCGCGGACCCCCGATGA
- the tig gene encoding trigger factor, with translation MKTTVEKLNPTRVKLTITVTPDELKPSIDHAYKHIAEQVNIPGFRKGKVPPPIIDQRVGRGEVLNHAVSEGLDRFFRDAVEQEKVRPLGRPEADIAEWPSEKDFSGDLLVTVEVDVRPDFELPEYEGLQVEVDAAEVTDDEVEQELENLRSRFGTLVTVERPAKSGDFAQIDLIARIGDTEVDTAQGISYEIGSGELIEGIDEALDTLTAGETTTFESKLLGGDHEGETALIEVTLTSVKERELPEADDDFAQIASQFDTLDELKADLREQLAKSKVFGQGASARDKLVEALLEKVEIPVPPSLIEQEVHRHLENENRLEDDTHRAEVTEASEKTFRNQLLLDAIAEKEEVKVSQQELTTYLVQGAAQYGMEPGEFIQVLDQNGQIPAMVGEVARSKALAVALGKAKVVDTNGNEIDLSEFTAAGSAPVDEPVEIDEHAGHDHDHDHGHEGHSH, from the coding sequence GTGAAGACCACGGTTGAGAAGCTCAACCCCACCCGCGTCAAGCTCACCATCACGGTGACCCCCGACGAGCTGAAGCCCAGCATCGACCACGCCTACAAGCACATCGCGGAGCAGGTGAACATCCCCGGCTTCCGCAAGGGCAAGGTGCCGCCGCCCATCATCGACCAGCGTGTCGGTCGCGGCGAGGTGCTCAACCACGCGGTGAGCGAAGGCCTCGACCGGTTCTTCCGCGACGCGGTCGAGCAGGAGAAGGTGCGTCCGCTGGGTCGCCCCGAGGCGGACATCGCCGAGTGGCCGAGCGAGAAGGACTTCTCCGGCGACCTGCTCGTCACCGTCGAGGTCGACGTGCGTCCCGACTTCGAGCTGCCCGAGTACGAGGGCCTGCAGGTCGAGGTGGATGCGGCCGAGGTGACGGATGACGAGGTCGAGCAGGAGCTCGAGAACCTCCGCAGCCGCTTCGGCACGCTCGTCACCGTGGAGCGTCCGGCGAAGTCCGGCGACTTCGCCCAGATCGACCTCATCGCCCGCATCGGCGACACCGAGGTGGACACGGCTCAGGGCATCTCGTACGAGATCGGCTCCGGCGAGCTCATCGAGGGCATCGACGAGGCGCTCGACACCCTCACCGCCGGCGAGACCACCACGTTCGAGTCGAAGCTGCTCGGCGGCGACCACGAGGGCGAGACCGCGCTCATCGAGGTGACGCTCACGTCGGTGAAGGAGCGCGAGCTGCCCGAGGCCGACGACGACTTCGCGCAGATCGCGAGCCAGTTCGACACGCTCGACGAGCTCAAGGCCGACCTGCGCGAGCAGCTCGCCAAGTCGAAGGTGTTCGGCCAGGGTGCCTCCGCCCGCGACAAGCTCGTCGAGGCGCTGCTCGAGAAGGTCGAGATCCCGGTGCCGCCGTCGCTCATCGAGCAGGAGGTGCACCGTCACCTCGAGAACGAGAACCGCCTCGAGGACGACACCCACCGCGCCGAGGTCACCGAGGCGAGCGAGAAGACGTTCCGCAACCAGCTGCTGCTCGACGCGATCGCCGAGAAGGAGGAGGTCAAGGTGAGCCAGCAGGAACTCACGACCTACCTCGTGCAGGGTGCCGCCCAGTACGGCATGGAGCCGGGCGAGTTCATCCAGGTGCTCGACCAGAACGGCCAGATCCCGGCCATGGTCGGCGAGGTCGCGCGCTCGAAGGCGCTCGCGGTCGCGCTCGGCAAGGCGAAGGTCGTCGACACCAACGGCAACGAGATCGACCTGAGCGAGTTCACCGCCGCGGGCTCCGCGCCGGTCGACGAGCCCGTCGAGATCGACGAGCACGCGGGTCACGACCATGACCACGACCACGGTCACGAGGGCCACTCGCACTGA
- the lspA gene encoding signal peptidase II, with protein MSDTAGTPTAEGTHPDGAGRPASWSDRAPWIASAIALVVVVVDQLSKLWAEQNLELGTRTPVLGDALGIQLAYNPGAAFSLGEDVTWVFTILAGLAMLGIAWFVVRVRSRLWAVCLGLLLGGAVTHFGDRLLRAPSFGQGHVVDFIAYFDWFIGNVADIALFVGAVVLFALTIRNVPLRPQTAGSAAATEAGTPAS; from the coding sequence ATGAGCGACACAGCCGGCACGCCGACCGCCGAAGGCACCCATCCGGACGGCGCGGGGCGGCCGGCCAGCTGGTCGGACCGCGCCCCTTGGATCGCCTCCGCGATCGCTCTCGTCGTGGTCGTCGTCGACCAGCTCTCGAAGCTCTGGGCCGAGCAGAATCTGGAGCTCGGCACCCGCACCCCCGTGCTGGGCGACGCACTCGGGATCCAGCTCGCCTACAACCCGGGCGCGGCGTTCTCGCTCGGGGAGGACGTGACGTGGGTCTTCACGATCCTCGCCGGCCTCGCGATGCTCGGGATCGCGTGGTTCGTGGTGCGCGTGCGTTCGCGGCTCTGGGCCGTGTGCCTCGGCCTGCTGCTCGGAGGCGCGGTGACGCACTTCGGCGACCGCTTGCTGCGCGCGCCGTCGTTCGGCCAGGGACACGTGGTCGACTTCATCGCCTACTTCGACTGGTTCATCGGCAACGTGGCCGACATCGCCCTGTTCGTCGGCGCGGTCGTGCTCTTCGCGCTCACGATCCGGAACGTGCCGCTGCGTCCACAGACCGCCGGATCCGCGGCCGCCACCGAGGCTGGGACGCCCGCAAGCTGA
- a CDS encoding alpha/beta fold hydrolase — MDVILIPGFWLRGDSWDGIAPALRDAGHTVHTPTLPGLESAEADRSEVTLRTHIDSVVALVDAIEAPVALVGHSGGGVIAYAVTDARPERISRVIYVDSGPLGEGDSINDQLPSDGADIPLPDWTLFDDRQLVGLTDELRAASVPARCRSRRGSRWTRWSSPAATRTATSARW, encoded by the coding sequence ATGGACGTCATCCTCATCCCCGGTTTCTGGCTGCGCGGCGACTCGTGGGACGGCATCGCGCCGGCCCTGCGGGATGCCGGGCACACCGTGCACACGCCGACCCTGCCCGGACTCGAGAGCGCGGAGGCGGACCGGTCCGAGGTGACCTTGCGCACTCACATCGATTCGGTCGTCGCCCTCGTCGACGCGATCGAAGCACCCGTCGCGCTCGTCGGGCATTCCGGTGGCGGCGTCATCGCCTACGCGGTGACGGACGCGCGACCCGAACGCATCTCCCGCGTCATCTATGTCGACTCCGGCCCGCTCGGCGAGGGGGACAGCATCAATGACCAGCTCCCCAGCGACGGTGCCGACATCCCGCTGCCCGACTGGACGTTGTTCGACGACCGGCAGCTCGTCGGTCTCACCGACGAACTCCGGGCCGCCTCCGTGCCCGCGCGGTGTCGCAGCCGGCGCGGGTCGCGATGGACCCGCTGGAGCTCTCCGGCGGCGACGCGCACCGCGACATCCGCTCGGTGGTGA
- a CDS encoding tetratricopeptide repeat protein yields MEQHWRDRVEHVWDRTSELSDAEVLAAIDALVAERPDDDAEALFEAASGRDYAGLEAEAAPLYREALEAGLDEPFRTRALIQLGSTLRNLSDYDASLEVLDGVDDGHPLAPAAAAFRALTLRDAGRPDDALAAALTALAPTLPEFGGAVARYARELS; encoded by the coding sequence ATGGAACAGCACTGGCGCGATCGGGTCGAGCACGTGTGGGATCGCACGTCGGAGCTGTCGGATGCGGAGGTGCTCGCGGCGATCGACGCGCTCGTCGCCGAGCGGCCGGATGACGACGCCGAGGCGCTCTTCGAGGCCGCGTCAGGCCGCGACTACGCGGGACTCGAGGCGGAAGCCGCCCCGCTGTACCGGGAGGCGCTCGAGGCCGGACTGGACGAGCCGTTCCGTACGCGCGCGCTCATCCAGTTGGGTAGCACGCTGCGCAACCTCTCGGACTACGACGCCTCACTCGAGGTGCTCGACGGTGTCGACGACGGGCATCCGCTCGCTCCCGCGGCCGCGGCGTTCCGTGCGCTCACGTTGCGCGACGCCGGTCGACCGGACGATGCCCTTGCGGCTGCCCTGACCGCACTCGCTCCCACGCTGCCGGAGTTCGGCGGCGCGGTGGCCCGCTACGCCCGCGAGCTGTCTTGA
- a CDS encoding YciI family protein: MTTYAVLLPGDEAVWEAATREEREQTYARHAEFARLLAERGHRMTGGAELTHSRTAKVVRSTGDGDLTITDGPYAETVEQLSGFYLVDSDDLDDLVRICGIIAGSDGGVEVRAVVDGSTPDGAEPAGGTDIVDEAAVTS, encoded by the coding sequence ATGACGACCTACGCCGTGCTGCTGCCCGGGGACGAGGCGGTCTGGGAGGCCGCGACACGGGAGGAGCGGGAGCAGACCTACGCCCGCCACGCCGAGTTCGCTCGGCTGCTCGCCGAACGCGGCCACCGGATGACCGGGGGCGCGGAACTGACCCACTCGCGCACCGCGAAGGTCGTGCGGTCGACCGGAGACGGCGACCTCACGATCACGGACGGCCCGTACGCGGAGACTGTGGAGCAGCTCTCCGGCTTCTACCTCGTCGACTCCGACGACCTCGACGACCTGGTGCGGATCTGCGGGATCATCGCCGGCTCGGACGGCGGCGTGGAGGTCCGCGCCGTCGTCGACGGGAGCACCCCGGACGGCGCTGAGCCGGCCGGAGGAACCGACATCGTCGACGAAGCGGCGGTGACCTCGTGA
- a CDS encoding YciI family protein: protein MKFLVLMTEPDHFDRWDASSDADQQAVFDAFRAFTDAVRARGVLRYGDALSRPEEAVTLRPGSAAGRPLTHGPYAESVEQVGGFYVIELPDLDTAVEIARLLPSEYTVEVRPLLDVYPDVAWGDRRGVD from the coding sequence GTGAAGTTCCTCGTGCTGATGACGGAGCCCGACCACTTCGACCGTTGGGACGCGAGTAGCGACGCGGACCAGCAGGCGGTCTTCGACGCGTTCCGTGCCTTCACCGACGCGGTCCGCGCGCGCGGTGTGCTCCGCTACGGCGACGCCCTGAGCCGACCGGAGGAGGCCGTCACGCTGCGGCCAGGATCCGCCGCCGGCCGTCCGCTGACGCACGGGCCGTACGCGGAGTCGGTCGAGCAGGTGGGAGGGTTCTACGTCATCGAACTCCCGGATCTCGACACGGCGGTGGAGATCGCCCGATTACTGCCTTCGGAGTACACCGTCGAGGTGCGTCCGCTCCTCGACGTGTACCCGGACGTCGCCTGGGGCGACCGACGGGGCGTCGACTGA
- a CDS encoding RNA polymerase sigma factor — translation MSDAIGPAEVLALVLREEWGRLLALLAAGSRRLDLAEDALADAFEAAARTWPVDGAPAQPAAWLLIAARRRLVDRVRAEAVAARTLPLLRVDAELHESARAALTDPVGIASREEGGEVKERPIPDERLRLVVLCAHPSLPRHAAAALTLRLVLGISTDDLARLFLVRPSTMAARLTRARKALATQSLRLPGGRELAERIAVVADIAYLAFTSGYAPGSGVDALRADVAGEAIRLVRVVRQLLDGTHEADSVDRSELDALLALLLLQHARRDARVRDGRLVLLPEQDRSLWRTDETLEALALLTPLAHAPAAPYLLQALIAAEHAIAPSAAETAWERIVQRYDELVTLTDSPVVRLNRAVAIAELRGPEAGLAELDALPPEHVDALTSPGHRFPAVRAELLARAGRPTEAVAAYDDALARCANDAEREHLTRRRSDAVRARHA, via the coding sequence GTGAGCGACGCGATCGGGCCGGCGGAGGTGCTCGCGCTCGTCCTCCGCGAGGAGTGGGGGCGGCTGCTGGCACTGCTGGCCGCGGGATCCCGCCGGCTCGATCTCGCCGAGGATGCGCTGGCGGATGCGTTCGAGGCGGCGGCGCGCACCTGGCCGGTCGACGGCGCACCCGCACAACCGGCCGCGTGGCTGCTCATCGCCGCCCGACGTCGGCTCGTGGACCGCGTGCGGGCGGAGGCGGTCGCCGCGCGCACGCTGCCGCTGCTGCGCGTGGACGCGGAACTGCACGAGTCCGCCCGCGCCGCCCTCACCGACCCGGTCGGCATCGCGAGCCGGGAGGAGGGTGGCGAGGTGAAGGAGCGGCCCATTCCCGACGAACGGTTGCGTCTCGTGGTGCTGTGCGCGCACCCGAGCCTTCCGCGGCATGCCGCGGCGGCCCTGACCCTCCGGCTCGTGCTCGGCATTTCCACGGACGACCTCGCCCGGCTGTTCCTGGTCCGTCCCAGCACGATGGCCGCGCGGCTCACGCGTGCCCGCAAAGCGCTCGCCACGCAATCGTTACGACTGCCGGGCGGACGCGAGCTCGCGGAGCGGATCGCGGTCGTCGCCGACATCGCGTATCTCGCCTTCACCTCCGGCTACGCGCCCGGCTCCGGCGTCGACGCCCTACGCGCGGACGTCGCCGGAGAGGCGATCCGTCTCGTCCGCGTCGTGCGGCAGCTGCTCGACGGAACGCACGAGGCGGACTCGGTGGACCGTTCCGAACTCGACGCCCTCCTCGCCCTCCTGCTCCTGCAGCACGCCCGCCGGGACGCGCGGGTGCGCGACGGCCGGCTCGTGCTGCTGCCCGAGCAGGACCGCAGCCTGTGGCGGACCGACGAGACGCTCGAGGCGCTCGCGCTGCTCACGCCGCTCGCCCACGCACCCGCCGCGCCGTACCTCCTCCAAGCGCTCATCGCGGCCGAGCACGCGATCGCCCCGAGCGCCGCCGAGACCGCGTGGGAACGGATCGTGCAGCGCTATGACGAACTCGTGACACTCACCGACTCGCCGGTCGTGCGACTCAACCGGGCCGTCGCGATCGCCGAACTCCGCGGTCCCGAGGCGGGGCTCGCCGAACTGGACGCACTCCCGCCCGAGCACGTGGATGCGCTCACTTCGCCCGGGCATCGATTCCCTGCCGTGCGGGCGGAACTCCTTGCCCGGGCGGGACGCCCCACCGAAGCGGTCGCGGCCTACGACGACGCGCTCGCCCGATGCGCCAACGACGCCGAGCGTGAGCACCTGACACGACGGCGCTCCGACGCCGTCCGCGCGCGCCACGCCTGA